A single genomic interval of Hafnia alvei harbors:
- the tsaD gene encoding tRNA (adenosine(37)-N6)-threonylcarbamoyltransferase complex transferase subunit TsaD, protein MRILGIETSCDETGIAIYDDEQGILANQLYSQIKLHADYGGVVPELASRDHVRKTIPLIQAALKEANLMAKDLDGVAYTAGPGLVGALLVGATVGRALAFAWDLPAVPVHHMEGHLLAPMLEDNPPEFPFVALLVSGGHTQLISVTGMGQYELLGESIDDAAGEAFDKTAKLLGLDYPGGPMLSKMAQQGEAGRFVFPRPMTDRPGLDFSFSGLKTFAANTIRNNESDDQTRADIARAFEDAVVDTLAIKCKRALEQTGFKRLVMAGGVSANRTLRARLAEMMKKRGGEVFYARPEFCTDNGAMIAYAGLVRLKSGVNADLSVSVRPRWPLAELPAV, encoded by the coding sequence ATGCGCATTCTGGGCATCGAAACATCCTGTGATGAAACCGGTATCGCCATTTATGACGATGAACAAGGTATTTTGGCTAACCAGTTGTATAGCCAGATAAAACTACATGCTGATTACGGTGGCGTTGTCCCTGAACTGGCATCTCGCGACCATGTGCGCAAAACAATTCCCCTGATTCAGGCCGCCTTAAAAGAAGCTAATTTAATGGCAAAAGATCTCGATGGCGTAGCCTATACCGCAGGTCCAGGTCTTGTTGGGGCTTTATTGGTGGGTGCAACCGTTGGGCGTGCGCTTGCTTTTGCGTGGGATTTGCCTGCGGTTCCTGTTCATCATATGGAAGGCCATTTGCTGGCACCGATGCTGGAAGATAATCCGCCTGAGTTTCCTTTCGTTGCGCTGTTAGTTTCAGGTGGTCATACCCAGCTGATTAGCGTTACCGGTATGGGGCAGTATGAATTACTGGGCGAATCCATTGACGATGCAGCGGGTGAAGCGTTTGATAAAACAGCCAAACTTCTAGGGTTAGACTATCCTGGCGGCCCGATGTTGTCGAAAATGGCACAGCAGGGTGAAGCAGGACGCTTTGTTTTCCCGCGCCCAATGACCGATCGTCCTGGACTTGATTTCAGCTTCTCTGGACTGAAAACATTTGCGGCAAATACGATTCGTAACAACGAATCTGATGATCAAACCCGTGCCGATATTGCCCGTGCATTCGAAGACGCCGTGGTGGATACGTTGGCGATTAAGTGCAAACGCGCCTTAGAGCAAACCGGTTTCAAGCGTTTGGTTATGGCAGGTGGCGTGAGCGCTAACCGTACTTTGCGTGCTCGCTTGGCTGAGATGATGAAAAAACGCGGTGGCGAAGTCTTTTATGCACGCCCTGAGTTTTGCACCGACAACGGTGCGATGATCGCTTATGCAGGCTTGGTACGTTTGAAAAGCGGCGTGAATGCGGATTTAAGTGTCTCGGTTCGCCCGCGCTGGCCT
- the dnaG gene encoding DNA primase, whose amino-acid sequence MAGRIPRVFINDLLARTDIVDLVDARVKLKKQGKNYHACCPFHNEKTPSFTVNADKQFYHCFGCGAHGNAIDFLMNYDRLEFVESVEELATMAGLEIPYEAGTGPSQIERHQRQNLYQLMNSLSTFYQQALRQPSSQSAQQYLMQRGLSQEIIDHFAIGYAPPGWDNALKRFGRDLASRTALNDAGMLVNNDNGRTYDRFRDRVMFPIRDRRGRVIAFGGRILGDGTPKYLNSPETDIFHKGRQLFGLYEAQQRHPELAKLLVVEGYMDVVALAQFGIDYAVASLGTSTTSEHIQLMFRTTDTVVCCYDGDNAGREAAWRALETALPFLSDGRQLKFMFLPDGEDPDTLVRKEGTAAFEQRIEQAQPLSAFLFDTLMPQVDLSTPDGRTKLSALALPLIGQIPGETLRLYLRQFLGQKLGILDDSQLDKLLPRQAESANSYQQPQLKRTTMRILIGLLVQNPSLAAEVPTLEGLREHQLPGLPLFIELVETCLAQPGLTTGQLIELYRDNKYAQQLETLATWNHMVIEDMVHQTFVDTLGSLYDSMLEQRQEELIALDRTQGLNADQRRELWALNQALAKKS is encoded by the coding sequence ATGGCAGGACGAATCCCACGTGTATTCATAAATGACTTGCTAGCTCGGACCGATATTGTCGATCTGGTCGATGCGCGTGTGAAGTTAAAAAAGCAGGGCAAGAACTATCATGCCTGCTGTCCATTCCATAACGAAAAAACCCCTTCATTCACCGTGAACGCGGACAAACAGTTTTACCACTGCTTTGGCTGTGGTGCCCATGGTAACGCCATCGACTTCTTGATGAACTACGACAGACTTGAGTTTGTTGAAAGCGTTGAAGAGTTGGCAACTATGGCAGGTTTGGAAATTCCTTACGAAGCAGGAACCGGTCCAAGCCAGATTGAGCGTCACCAGCGTCAAAATTTATATCAGCTGATGAATAGCCTGAGCACTTTTTATCAGCAGGCTTTACGTCAACCAAGCAGCCAATCGGCGCAGCAATATTTAATGCAGCGCGGACTGAGCCAAGAAATCATCGACCACTTTGCTATCGGCTATGCACCGCCGGGCTGGGATAACGCGCTCAAACGCTTTGGACGCGATCTCGCAAGCCGCACAGCGCTTAATGATGCCGGAATGCTGGTTAATAATGACAATGGTCGAACGTACGACCGCTTCCGCGACCGCGTGATGTTCCCTATCCGCGATAGGCGTGGACGCGTTATTGCTTTCGGTGGCCGTATCTTGGGTGATGGTACGCCAAAATACTTAAACTCCCCCGAAACAGATATTTTCCATAAAGGCCGCCAGCTTTTCGGCCTGTATGAAGCACAGCAACGCCATCCAGAGTTGGCTAAATTGCTGGTGGTTGAAGGCTATATGGATGTGGTGGCACTCGCGCAGTTCGGCATTGATTATGCCGTTGCTTCGCTGGGAACCTCAACGACATCTGAGCACATTCAACTGATGTTCCGCACCACAGATACCGTGGTGTGCTGCTACGACGGCGATAACGCCGGACGTGAAGCCGCATGGCGAGCGCTGGAAACCGCGCTGCCGTTTTTATCCGATGGTCGGCAGTTGAAGTTTATGTTCCTGCCCGATGGTGAAGACCCGGATACGCTGGTGCGCAAAGAAGGCACCGCAGCATTTGAACAACGTATTGAGCAGGCCCAGCCGCTGTCAGCATTCTTATTTGATACGCTGATGCCGCAGGTCGATTTGAGTACTCCCGATGGGCGTACTAAGCTGAGTGCTCTGGCCTTGCCGCTGATTGGACAGATCCCAGGTGAAACCCTAAGGTTGTACCTACGGCAGTTTTTAGGTCAGAAGTTAGGCATTCTCGATGACAGTCAGCTTGATAAGCTGCTACCACGGCAGGCCGAGTCAGCAAATAGTTACCAGCAGCCTCAGCTAAAACGCACGACTATGCGTATACTTATAGGATTACTGGTACAAAATCCATCATTGGCGGCTGAAGTCCCTACGCTTGAAGGTTTAAGGGAACATCAACTGCCTGGATTGCCATTATTTATAGAATTGGTTGAAACCTGCCTAGCGCAGCCCGGGTTAACAACGGGTCAGTTGATTGAGCTATACCGTGATAATAAATATGCTCAACAGCTTGAAACCTTAGCAACTTGGAACCACATGGTTATTGAGGACATGGTTCACCAAACGTTCGTCGATACATTAGGCAGTCTGTATGACTCCATGCTCGAACAACGTCAGGAAGAACTCATCGCGTTGGATCGAACCCAAGGCTTAAACGCCGATCAACGACGAGAACTATGGGCACTCAACCAAGCATTGGCAAAAAAGAGTTAA
- the rpsU gene encoding 30S ribosomal protein S21: MPVIKVRENEPFDVALRRFKRSCEKAGVLAEVRRREFYEKPTTERKRAKASAVKRHAKKLARENARRTRLY; the protein is encoded by the coding sequence ATGCCGGTAATTAAAGTACGTGAAAACGAGCCGTTCGACGTAGCTCTGCGTCGCTTCAAACGTTCATGCGAAAAAGCGGGCGTTTTAGCTGAAGTTCGTCGTCGTGAATTCTATGAAAAACCGACTACCGAACGTAAACGCGCAAAAGCGTCTGCAGTAAAACGTCACGCCAAGAAACTGGCTCGCGAAAACGCACGTCGCACCCGTCTGTACTAG